GCGGAAGACTATTGTGGAAGACACTTTTATATTCTAGATATTTAAATGTTAGAACTGTGCAGGCCTGCCGTGGATAACTTCTGCTATTATGAAGAGCTATAAAAATGGGTTGGAGGCAATAAAGGCACAAAGGGCTCTATTCTACGATAGAGATCTGATAAATGCCTTAGAGTCACGCACACTGCCTGCTGTTTGTCACCTgtttcacaacaacaaaacagacaatgaCACACCAGAATTGTTCTTTCACTTCACATTTAAAAGTTCGATGCTGATTGCAATAAAGGCATTACACAAGTACGGaagttgttattattgttattattattattattagtagtaggctagtagtagctATTAGCATTGTTATTCTTGTGCGTattgttattagtattattattattattgagattcttctttttattattatattattgttgttgttgttatagcCTATtcccttgttttattttattttatttttggggtatttcattttattttattttattttattttataaggACGAAAGTGAAACTATTCGTTTGCTCTGACGTCGGCTCCAGTGTGTGCATACAGAGAGTTGAGCAACAGCCTCAAAGTGAGAAGAAGCGGCACGAAGTGAATGAGCTCCGTCTGTCCCACACGAAGAGCACAGAATGGGTAAAATCTACCAGGTGATCGTGTTTGGTCTGAGGGGAGAGAAGATGACTATCGACCTGTGCAACACCGAGGAGCAGATGAAGAGCATGACGGTGCTGCAGCTGAAGGAGAAGATAGGGGAAAGGCTTCCCGGGAGCGCTGGTAGGCACTTTGGTTATACTGCTAATTACTAAAATAACAGTGAGATGATCGGAGTTAGACTAGTTGTCCTGGAGCAATCAGTACATAGCCTAATTCAAAAAATAGGCTGCATttcacatgtaggctacttcagaatatgttgagtagttagtttttttttttctcaaaatgtacaaaaggggacaaaaatatatttattcgTGTAAATAGCATTCAttggaaacacattttcttcCTGTGTGCTGTTGAACATACTGTAGGCTATTATCTGCAAGTCCAAATCGATTTTAGCAACTCAAAATAGCCTGTAGGCTGTGCATGGCAATTACATGTAGCCTAtaaatccttttttttattatcaaattCCAACTTTTGTATATTTGAAACTGGacatattctgaagtatatGTTTCTatgtgagatgttttttttgtttgtttttttggtcagAGAACGCAGCTGGATAGCAGTTGACTTTTGATAAGTCAGGTGTAATGAGAAATAaattgctctccctctctttctatctgtgtgtgtgtgtgtgtgtgtgtgtgtgtgtctaggggACAGTGTGGAGACACTGCGGCTGATCTTCACAGACAAAATGCTGGATGAAAGTTCAAGCCTGCTGTCTTCATACGGGATCCAAAGCATGTCTGTCATTCACATGGTGATGAGAGTTCCTGGAGGACTGGGActgtgacagggagagagagagggagagagagaaagagagaccggCCATCACCACCTCCTTCTCGGCTCATACAACGTCACATCTCATTAAACATGGAGACTCTTCATAATGTTTACATATTGTTCTAAAAGGCCTGgcaatattgtattttattacaATGTTCCTGCAATGTTCCTATAAGACCTGTTGAGCTCACCATGTGTCTTTCCTGTTTGCCTGTTTGTCAAGTTGTTCTTTTCCTTGTTGCATCTCTCACATTCTCCAGAAGAGATattttaaaaatctgttttatgCCCTAttgcacaaaaataaaaaaatgtgctCTCTAATGCATCATCCAGTTTGTTTCAACATGATAATGAACACACACGCCATATGAACCACCGCTGCAGCAGCGTCAAGGTCAATGTTGGtaatcctgctggttttcatacAATTTCCATACAATTAAAGCACACAGgttagggcagtggttctcaaagtggggtctggggaccactaGGGGCCCTTGAAATGGGGAtccacagcaaaatgaggaatataAATGATCCTATTCAGAGAATCTATAGAAATTACTATTCAAGTAaaagttaatttatttatatagatctaactgaaaaaatcatagaacagaatgacaCAGGACAAACAaaaggaagcagaacaaagcatAAGACGCACAATCAGTTCATAGACAGTTGAACAATTCAGtcctaaatcaacaacaaaaatctccCTATATGGGAGTAAACTACCTGTGACAAAATCAAATGGGGGCCATGGCCTGATGTGTCTATTAggggtctgtgacatgaaaatgtttgtactggTGTGATCTATTGCAGCAAAAATATCAGAATAATTTTGAGTTATTTTCAGACTATGTAGGTTTAGTCAAAAGTATTCTATAACCTACAGCATTAGGCCTACCATATAGTTCTGACTCCCTAAAGCTTTCCCCCTTCTCACCCTGCACAAATCATCAAATTCAACTGCTCTTGGTTGGATCCCTGTGCCACATTTATTTTTGGGTGGCTGTTGTTGTATCAGAAcgttttaattattattaaacattaggctattattattattagctaaAAGCTggcatcacttttaccatcaagTGTTAACATGGCTTCCATTCTCTCCCAACTTCCCAGGTGTATTTATTGGGTCTTCATGTGCGCTCACCTCGTAATTGCGACATTTCCGAgaacacttgaaggcagcatttgcGTTATTGTGTAAATGTGGCGTCAAGTGAAACAGAAAGTATTCTGCAGATAAAGCCTACTTGCACGCacataacaaacaaacagcGAGAGAAAAACTTGTTTGCCAAGGATGTGAGCTAATGTCTCCAACATTAAGATGAcggtaatgtgtttttttccctccgtCTTGTATGCGTTGTATAACATGTCATATCCAGGACTCACGCAACAACAGTTTCTTCAAATCTTTTGCAGTTGACAACCTTGTGTGGAGCCGAAATTATTGGAATCCTTTAAACTCTTAATCATAGCCTACTACGTCATATCTtttgaagcagaagtagactgGCATAGCCTGAAAATTAAAGAACAAAATGCCTGGGGCATATTTATCGAGACCGGACAACTATGGCACCTCTCCAGGTGAGCTATGGCCTACAGTATACTGTTAGACCCATCTATGATCAGCAATAATGTAATTTAAGACAGTGTTGCAGTATCGGTGCTGGTGCATTGATTAATAATCTACTTCCCACAGTCTTGTACAATGGCTTGCAAAACCATGGATCAACTTGTTACTTGAACAGCGTGCTGCAGGTGCTCTTCATGACCAAAGACTTCAGAGAGGCTGTGGAAAGGTCTGTTGCAAAGCCTACTTCATATTTGGATTTGTCATTATTGTCATACTGATTTCATTTAGGTGACATGCTTATCTGAGTGTTTTTAAACCAGTGTATCACTCATGGCCAGTGTATATTTACTTTCCATAGGCACTGCCGTGAAAATCCCAACACTACGAATATTGATCTTCAGCTTAAAACCTTATTTGATGACTTAAAGAGATATACAGCTTACACATGGGGAATCACACGGACACTGGGCATTGACAAAGGTATGAGACACAATTTAATGTTGGCCTGCGTTTAGCCTAGATGTTAAAGGACTaaaactgactttttgggaAATTGGCTTGTTGGTCAATTTACCTTGCATGTTACATAGGAGTACCACCTGCctgtaggcaactagcattgtCTAATGTAAGAAGgtagaccttttagtaatccagagttggtgttgtttttttttttctgccaatcCTCTCACATACTGTAAAGTCTAAGTTTCCCAAAAAGTCGATGTAGCCCTTTAACCAATCATCTAAAGAAACACACATCTGATTTCCACTTGTCTCACCCCCAGTATATGAACAATGTGATGCTGCTGAGTATCTTGAGAAGATTCTAAGTCTGACCAATCCTGAGGTATCAAAGGTATATTAAGCATTGAATATTAACATCTAATATTGAATCTTACAAGCTTTACCAATAGTTAAATATCTATGAGTTAAGTGAAAAATATGTCACACTTGTTTATCAATCTCTGTACCTTTGTGCCTTGAGATCTTCCATGGAGAGttaacacacaggaacacatgcTGTGGATGTGGGACACACACTGATGCTCCTGGTCCATTTTGGAGTCTCCCTCTTGCAATGATGGATTTCTACATTGAGGACTACAGTGTGGTAAGGGCAAATCTTCAGCaactcaaaaacatttttagtgTCAAGAGTCATATGTATGTAAGCCATTTGCAGATTGGAGtcagttatacaaacatttctagGAGGCAGAGCTgatctggaggcagaaataatctctgAGGTTCCATAAATAatccactgaggtttaactcaactgattggttgagttaaacctcagtgggtggagccaaacaACCACCGTTTTTCGGTGCATATTTGCTAACTGGCAACTTGAATAGCCGGGGCATTCatgatataacttttttttttttccagttagtAGCAggagcactaggcttcataatatcagCTCCCttgtaactaaaactccaatcttaTTAGAAGCATCAGCCCAAATTGCCTCAAGATATTGCCACAGTTCTTTTGAATTCACTTGCATCCTGAGTCTCTTTTCTCCTTGAGTACATACAGAACAGGCTATAGCAACATTTAAAGTTCATTTCAGAGACAAGTGATACTGGTGCATTTTCCAGACGGATGGTATTGAGGAGTTTTTCAGGCCTTCGAGGGTCAGTGGAGAAAACCAGCTGTACTGTGACCAGTGTGATGCCAAAGCAGATGCTACTCTTGTAAGTTATGAGGAAACATGTTTCTAATTACTTCTCATAAAGAGACTCTATGATTTTGTAATAATAGTTTTAGGAGTTCATAATGTTTAATGGAAATTATAATACTTGTTTATGACTTTATGGCAGTAGTTGTAGGAGTTCACAGAAATTATAATTGATGCGTTCATGTGATTGAAGGCAAGAAATCACATGTTCTTATGGCCTGGGCTAGTCCAATCAGCACTTGTTAATATCATAGACTTTCCTCCAGTGCTAGAAACCTTTTGCCTTTGGAATCAGAATACACTGTATCTGccactgtcttcttcttcttcttctatttttattgtcattgtgtGTTTCAACCAGGAATGTAAGATAACAGACCATCCAGAGGTTTTGATGCTGCTGATGAAGAGATTTGTGTTTGATTATAGTTACATGAAATACGTCAAAATCAACTGCGTTGTGGACGTTCCTCAAACTGTACAGATACCAGAGgtatatattctttttttactttctcctaacacatttatttttgaatTCCTGTGATATCTGTCACTTTTTCCCTTGGTGTGACTTTCAGTTTTCCGATGATACCGGTGATCAGAGTCAGACATATGAACTATATGCGGTTGTGCACCATTTTGGGGATCTGAGAGGTGGACATTACATTGCTACAATCGAGTCCCAGGATGATGGCAGATGGTATGAATTTGATGACACTCGCGTCACACCGGTAAGACGGATCACCTCCACTCCAATGTGGTAGAACATTGTTCCAAAAGCATCAGTAGTCTAATGCAGTCTTATGCAGTTATGTGATATATTATGTGAAATATTTCATGTTATTCTTATTCTTCAACAGCTGGATCCACAGTATTTCCAGGCAGACATGAAAAAGTAAGTTTCAGTTTGTCTCTTTCATTCTCACTGTGCATTTTGCtgaatatgaaaaacaactgaACTTCCATTTCACACATTTCTTCCACTAGATCCAGCAGTGCTTATCTTCTGTTTTACAGGAACAAGAAAAGTAAGAGTTGACAGACACGTTCAATGCTTATTGATGCACAGTCATCGCTCAATTGTAGGACATGGTTTGGTACTTTGACTCAATTTACTTTGTGGTTGTTTTGCTTCAATTTTTCAGAGCATGCTCCAGATACTTCGATTCAAGAAATCAACCCAGAGCCTTCCCCTGAAGACCACCAACTTGATACCAGTCATATTCATGAGCAGTGTGATGACCCTctaaaggaaagagagagagtggagggtgAGGAGGCAGCAGAAGAAGGTGTAGCTGTAGAGGCCGTTTCCTCCGAAACACATGAAGGTGGTGTGGAAGAGACGGAGGACAGAGGGGTGGACAGTGTCGGATCTAGAGAAGCGGAGAGTGTTGtacaaaggaaaggaaacttGACAATATATGACCTCTGCATGGGTGAaggttttcaaaacaaaaactctCGTATGGAGCATCAGGACGATGGAAGAGTAGGTGATGCTAGACAGAACACACCGCATGAAGATCAGGAGGATAAACAGGAAATCACTGACACATGTACAAAACATGATGATCTTGAAGGTGTCAgtgtggagaaagagggagaggaggagaggatgataaCGGATGTTAAGGGAGACGAggagggaaagacaggagaTGATGATGAACAGGTTGAAAACGGAAAAGTGTGGATGAAGCCAGGTGAATCGCAGGGAGAGGACTGTGGTTTTAGACAAGAAGGAAAGAGTAGACTGACAGAGCACCAAGGTGTAGGAGATGGAGGACAGATGAAACCACGGGACAGTCAGGAACGTACAGGACTGGAGGATACAAATACAAGACCTGTTGATGTTAAGGAAGAGATGAAAGGCACGGGTGTTTCAAAGAAAGTAAAAGCATTAATGATTGAGGAAGAAAAAAGGCCAACCGACAGCGGTATTCAGAGAAGTGAGATCCATATCATAAGAGAAATATCTGTCCCGGAAACCTCACAACACGGTGATGTTACAAAAATAAGACAAGGTAGCATGACCAAGAGACAGGCACGCAATGATGAGGAAAAGGTAAAAGGAAAATGTGAGCCAAAGGCAGACGCACAGAGTAATTTATCACAGGAGGTTCACAGTCTGAAGTCGAATGAGTCTAATGTGGCAGAAGAAAAGAAACGCAGGACCAAAAGAAATAGGGGAAACTTAGAAGAGAATGAGACAAAGAATGAAATTGGCAAATCGATGAGAGAAGAGACTGATACACCTGCACAGTGTACTTTAGCAGAGGGGGTTGACAATTTAAACTTGAACGAGTCCGGTGTGGCAGAAGCAAAGAAACACGGGACcaaaagaaataagagaaacTTAGACGAGAACGAGACAAAGAATCTAATtgactcaagtgccaaaaaagtTAGAAAAGAGACTGACGTACAGGGTGGTGGTGGAAAAGAGGAAAGTAAAAACAGTGGCGAACGTAGAGCAAGAAATGTCACGTTGTGGCATCGACTCAGATGgggaaagaagaaacagaagaaagaaaacaaaagaaaaagtgtagggtgtttgtgtattttcacaGGCTTTCAGAAAAATACAGgttcagaatcagaataagTGGAAATATACTCTTCTGTCTAGAAcatgttacttttcaacatgtTATAGTGGTGATCCACaagattcatattttttttcttatattggCGACAtgtttgttgctaagcgctcattgctgtgatgtttctgcactgcgcttAAATCACTAATATATCAATCAGCAgtggagagtagcaaaacagaaatgtactTATGTCAGATTATTCGTTTAATAGCGTGTTAGATTAAGGTTTTTATTAGCACGTGTTGAAAAGTAACTCAAATGTGCTTTGTGCCAGTAGTAGTGTCCTCATGgacatgagaggagaggaagagacagaggcaaGCTCACATAGAGGAAAAAAACTGGCAAGAAGATTTTTGTGTCAGAAAATAAGTCATCTTTCTTTCTAACTTCATTTGAAATCACATTCTCTGTCTAACTAATCATATAGTTTTCGTTGCACTGTTACACGTGCAGTTTCTTCAATTTAGTTTTAGACAGTTGGTTGAGACTTGATTCATCGACTTAACTGCACCTGCATACtcaattttgttattttcaaacTTTACTTGTGAGAATgttatatatgatatatgaaattgatatatgaaaataaatgtcacaGGAAGGCTGTATATATTGTAATTTGTTTACAGACAAGCCATTATGTGaagaatttaattatttatcttttattttttacataattatTAAATGTTTAATGTAAATCCTTgcatatatatttgttttgcatgaagaaatgaagaaaaaacagataGATTATACTGTGATACTGTATTATATTCACTTAATCTGGTCAAATAGGCCTGATTCTTTTGGTGTTTACAGTGTCTCTGTTGTTTAccagcaatatacagtatgttaaccaTTACTGCCCACAGACCTTTAATATAATCTAAGCCTGATAATCTGATATAATAATCAATCAAGCAGCAtctaaaaacattttgtttttcactagAAAGTTGTATTACTGCACTGTATTACTGCAACTGGCCACACAGTGGTAATAATTAAGCTATAACAAATAAATGTTATGGAAGGTGCCTAtactgtccctgtctctcttcttataAATTATCATTCACATTTCACTTTAGTGTTTTTATTCACCATTATGTCAGAAGAGATAGagataaataagaaaataaaatgaaagcatTGCACACATTGTTACGTACAGGAAAATGGGGAAAGTGATCAGGTTGTGATGGCAGGAATATAGAACACGATTAAAGCTGACAGGTTGTTACACAGACAATTGGGATGTGTCTGAGGTGGCTGGAGTATAATGGGTAAACCTGATGATACAGAAGAGCAGATGCACAACATGTCAGTGTTAAGAGAcgaaacacaaacatgcaaatacatgaaaatacaaACCAAATGCTGGtaggcaaggggggggggggggggtgtcactgTTAAATACATTCAGATATGAAAGTGTGTTAAACTTGACTATAGACTAGGGATGTTTCATGACAGGGCAAGACAGTGTTTGTAGGAACCAAAAGAAGTAGCGCTGACGTTCAGTTAAAAGAGAATGAGACAAATACAAACcccaaaaaggaaaaataaacatCCTGACTACCTAGTTGGGGGTTATACGCTCGAAAGATGGCAAACGAACAGCCAAGTTGTTTGTCTGCTTGCGCTTTCCGTAGCGGGCTGTCTCTCCTGTCACAGAAAAATGGCTGCCATCAGGAGTGGGGTGACTCCGGGTTGCCTGGCAAGATGTTTCCTGAGACAGACTGGCAAACCGAGCCGAGGCAGCCATTCACTTACAGACACCTGGAATCACGTATGTTTTGTTCACAGTTTTATGTCCGGGGCCTTATCCCCGCTTTTGACAGAAAGCGATAACCGACGACTTTCCTCGGCTAACTTGCTAGCCGGCTAGCATCCTCACTGCGTTAGTGAGCATGCCTTCTGTGACTTTGACAGTGCAGCTTGCCTAACAAGGAGAGCCTTCCCACTTTTACAGTGTAAATCATCAGGTTAATACTGTCTGAAATAGTAGCAACACGTTtcctttgattgacaggttgtcTCACACCTAGCAGCATAGCAATTTGCTTGCCAATTATCACCAAGACTTTGGTATAATCAAGTGTGTCAACATCTACCTGGCTAGCAAGCTAAGCTAGCAGGTGCCAGCTTTGCCATCATCCATCACAGCATCTCTCGttaaataatgattaaaaatAGGATTGTAATCACGTTGTAGTTTCTTGTGTGAAGTGTGCACCTGCCTGACGCATGTTCCCCCTGTTTACAACCAGAGGTTACCCCAGAGGTCCCATCTCCACACAGTGTTTGAGTGCAGGAGTCCTGCCACAAGGGCTCTCCTGGGCCGAAGACACCATGGAAGGCTCCTGTTGGTTAACGCTGTGCCAGTCAGAAACAACAGCTCACAGGTGAGTCGGCTGATCGTCTTCATGCAATGCTGCTGTTGTCTGAGAGGCATCAGTGAACTGCATCCCTGTAAGAATAAAGGTCATGGGTGTGTAGATCATCCTCATTACAGCATAAATGCAAAGGATGAGAGTAGAAGTTGTAAAGTTCAGTTAAAATCTCATTAGTTTGCTGCCAGTACAGTATGGTACATGTTTAGTAAAGTAGAAATTATGTCTGAGTTTATGAATGTACTTTGGCCTAACTTTCACAATGATGCCATGTTGTATTCATATTGCCAGATCCCACCTGAAACTGGATCCATGGCAATTCCAGATGTGGAAGCCTCCGACTCTGCTCTTGTCCTAGAGTCCGGCCCGGTCCCCCTGCCCGCTGACCCCGCCCCCATCATCACAGAATCAATCACTGAACAGGTGGCTGAGGCTGcattcaaaacaaaatcatctGTCAAATATATACTTTGTCTTAACTGAACGATGTGGTGCCGTTTTATATTGATACTTCCAGATCCCAATCGAAACTGTTTCCATGGCGATTCCAGTGGTGGAAGCCTCTGCTCCTCCAGTCTTGGATTCCTCTGCTATCCTTGCGTCCGCTGACCCCGCCCCTGTCATAACGCAGCAGATCATTGAGCAGGTGGCTGAGGCTGCACCGACTGCAGTAGACGTCCTG
This region of Centroberyx gerrardi isolate f3 chromosome 23, fCenGer3.hap1.cur.20231027, whole genome shotgun sequence genomic DNA includes:
- the LOC139919394 gene encoding uncharacterized protein LOC139919394, translating into MPGAYLSRPDNYGTSPVLYNGLQNHGSTCYLNSVLQVLFMTKDFREAVERHCRENPNTTNIDLQLKTLFDDLKRYTAYTWGITRTLGIDKVYEQCDAAEYLEKILSLTNPEVSKIFHGELTHRNTCCGCGTHTDAPGPFWSLPLAMMDFYIEDYSVTDGIEEFFRPSRVSGENQLYCDQCDAKADATLECKITDHPEVLMLLMKRFVFDYSYMKYVKINCVVDVPQTVQIPEFSDDTGDQSQTYELYAVVHHFGDLRGGHYIATIESQDDGRWYEFDDTRVTPLDPQYFQADMKKSSSAYLLFYRNKKKHAPDTSIQEINPEPSPEDHQLDTSHIHEQCDDPLKERERVEGEEAAEEGVAVEAVSSETHEGGVEETEDRGVDSVGSREAESVVQRKGNLTIYDLCMGEGFQNKNSRMEHQDDGRVGDARQNTPHEDQEDKQEITDTCTKHDDLEGVSVEKEGEEERMITDVKGDEEGKTGDDDEQVENGKVWMKPGESQGEDCGFRQEGKSRLTEHQGVGDGGQMKPRDSQERTGLEDTNTRPVDVKEEMKGTGVSKKVKALMIEEEKRPTDSGIQRSEIHIIREISVPETSQHGDVTKIRQGSMTKRQARNDEEKVKGKCEPKADAQSNLSQEVHSLKSNESNVAEEKKRRTKRNRGNLEENETKNEIGKSMREETDTPAQCTLAEGVDNLNLNESGVAEAKKHGTKRNKRNLDENETKNLIDSSAKKVRKETDVQGGGGKEESKNSGERRARNVTLWHRLRWGKKKQKKENKRKSVGCLCIFTGFQKNTGSESE